The sequence ACTTTTGGCTGGAAAGGTCAGACGCTTCTTGGTGAACTGTTCCGCAGTGCGCAGCTTCATGGTTATGACCATCCTGTGCTGGAAAACATTGACCCGGTGACGGAAGAGCGTATCACCCTGGACTTTAAAACAGTTTTGATTGGTACGCGTGTATTGGAGAAAAAGCTGAAAGGCATTGTAAATGCTGGTGAAGTGACGGGGCTGATGCTTCCGAACGCTGCCGGTAGTGCTGTTGCTTTTTTTGCAATGCACCGTATGGGTGCTGTTCCTGCGATGTTGAACTTTACAATGGGGCCGGCAACGGTTGTGTCGTGCTGTGATACAGCGGGTGTTCAAACGGTTCTGACTTCGCGCACGTTCATTGAGTTGGCGGCAGAAAAGAAGAACACGCTTCCGGGTGAGATCGTGAAGACGCTGGAGGAATCCGGTCGTAAAATCGTCTATCTGGATGACATCCGTGAAACGGTGACGACGGTTGATAAACTGTCTGCTGCGCTGACCTATGAAAACTGGGACAGCCGGATTCGTAAGTCGACAGACCCTGCTGTGGTTCTGTTTACCTCTGGGTCTGAAGGTGTGCCGAAAGGCGTTGTGCTGAGCCATGAAAACCTGCTGTCCAACCGGGCACAGATGAAAACCATGATCGGCTTTACCCATCAGGACACCGTGCTGAACGCTATGCCGCTATTCCACTCATTTGGTCTGCTTGCAGGTATGATCCTTCCTGTGATGGAGGGTGTCAAAACCTTCATGTATCCGAACCCACTGGACTACAAGGTGATCCCGATGATTGCGTATGATATTAACGCAACCATCATGTTTGGTACCGACGCCTTCTTGCAAGGCTATGCTAAACAAGCTCACTCGGCGGACTTTGGTTCGGTACGGATGATCTTCGCAGGTGCTGAAAAGGTGAAAGACGAAACTCGTCGCACTTATGGTGAAAAATTCCCTATGTGTGGTGTTTTCGAGGGTTATGGTGCAACGGAATGTTCACCGGTGATTGCGGTGAATACGCCTATGTACAATAAAAATGGCTCTGTTGGCCGGCTGGTTGCTGGTCTTGAGGCTCGTTTTGATCCTGTTCCAGGTATTGAAGATGGTGGCCGTCTCTTTGTAAGGGGCCCTAACGTGATGTTGGGTTATTTCCGTGATACCAACCCTGGTGTTCTGGAGCCTTTTGAAGATGGTTGGCATGACACTGGTGATATTGTTGCATGTGACGAGCAGGGCTTCTTGACCATCAAGGGGCGTGCCAAGCGTTTTGCAAAGGTTGCTGGTGAAATGGTTGCTCTGCCTGTGGTGGATGATCTGGCTGCGCGTGCGTGGCCTGACTTCAACCATGCAAGTGTGGCTGTTGATCATGAAAGCAAAGGTCAGCAAATTTTGCTGGTGACCGAAAATCCGGATGCCGATAAAAAGACTTTGCAGGAAATGGCTAAGGCTGAAGATCTTAGCCCTTTGAATGTTCCTGCTAAGTTTTTGGTGGTGGAAGAAATTCCGCTGCTGGGTTCTGGTAAGGTTGACTTTGGTGCCTTGAACGATCTGGTTGCCGAAAAGTACGGTAAATAAACGAAATGAGAAAGCCCCCAACTGGGGGCTTTCTTTTATGTGCTTTCAAGCTTATGGAAGGTTTGTCTCCTTCAAGGTTTCATCAATCTCCATGAGCATTTTTTGAAGGTCTTGTTCAGTTACTTCAAAGTCTGCTTCTGATTGTGGCGGAAGGTCCACTTCTACTTCAGTAACAA comes from Pseudomonadota bacterium and encodes:
- a CDS encoding AMP-binding protein yields the protein MFNKLLILAGLVLTGVGINTLFGDVASNWFVAIVAVAAAFKLLPGRITFGALSVIFVKPVMLVFLGGMAFYNLAADVGWVANTYAYGSVWLWGILFAAYSFLAFAPHSWIRAVVKPPIVAFQKMAFGFEYEGIEHYKAAGPRRLLCPTHPSFLDPFFIIAAVPDKISFAMHAATAEMPHFKFITRLGAPFADIYKVDMMNAMALKGMVADVKAGRTICIFPEGRIAFTGSLMKVQNGSTMIVNNADAVIIPIHVDGLQFSFANRMSGKLRRRAFPKVRVSFTDPVELEKKTGRAAREDIQLYDAMRSTMFETFGWKGQTLLGELFRSAQLHGYDHPVLENIDPVTEERITLDFKTVLIGTRVLEKKLKGIVNAGEVTGLMLPNAAGSAVAFFAMHRMGAVPAMLNFTMGPATVVSCCDTAGVQTVLTSRTFIELAAEKKNTLPGEIVKTLEESGRKIVYLDDIRETVTTVDKLSAALTYENWDSRIRKSTDPAVVLFTSGSEGVPKGVVLSHENLLSNRAQMKTMIGFTHQDTVLNAMPLFHSFGLLAGMILPVMEGVKTFMYPNPLDYKVIPMIAYDINATIMFGTDAFLQGYAKQAHSADFGSVRMIFAGAEKVKDETRRTYGEKFPMCGVFEGYGATECSPVIAVNTPMYNKNGSVGRLVAGLEARFDPVPGIEDGGRLFVRGPNVMLGYFRDTNPGVLEPFEDGWHDTGDIVACDEQGFLTIKGRAKRFAKVAGEMVALPVVDDLAARAWPDFNHASVAVDHESKGQQILLVTENPDADKKTLQEMAKAEDLSPLNVPAKFLVVEEIPLLGSGKVDFGALNDLVAEKYGK